AAAAATGTAGGAGATTAATGTTAGGAAAAAGGGAGAAAATATAGTAGCAAACATTCCTTCTGTGAATATTAATGACTTTAAAGCCGAAATGTCACTGCAAGCTATGTTCAGAATTGGCACAATGTCACAGTAGAAGTGGTTGATTACATTGGATCGATAACAAGACACACGTGTCAGTAAGATAACATAAGGTATGAATTCTATGAAACCCAACAGCCAACATACTGAGGCCAATAGTGTGCAGACTCTATAATTCATGATGATCTGATAACGTAAAGGATTATATATGGCAACATAGCGATCGTAACTCATAGCAGCCAGTATCAACAATTGATCAGCTGCCAATGACGCAAAAGAATAAAATTGACCAATACAAGCTGGGAATGAAATGGAGTTATCACTTGATATAAAGTTGGTAAGTGTCTTATGTAGAGCGACAGTAGATGCAGACATGTCAAGAAGAGACAGGTTCCCTAGAAAGAAATACATTGGAGTATGTAGCTTAGAATCTGTGTAAATGAGTAGAACAATGGTCGAATTCCCACTAATAATGATAAGATATAGAAGCAGCACAAGCAGGAAGATTGGAGTCTGCATATTGGGTGCATCTGAAATTCCCTTAATAACGAAATACTTCACAACTGTAAGATTTGTCTGCTCCATCTGCTCAGATTTATCTGgattataaaacacaaaaaatcttattataacttATCTCTATGTAGATGTACTTCTTAAATAACTAGTTATATCCTAAATTGCTTCCAAGTTAACACTAGCATTTGTAAATTTACTGGAcacttggggctagattacgaatggcgcACTATTTATTGCTCTTTTGCTCGAGccttaactcagctagaagtaagctcttTTGGTGCGTCGAGTctaaacatgtatatttatttaaatatttatatgtttcaCTGTACTTCCCTTAgaaaataatgtcttttttattgtaaatacataaccacatatgtatgtaatactcaagcatgtcttgcacaaaactggtgtaatagacctttttcatagCAGTCATTTCACATGAAATAGTAGCACAAATACAGGTgtcagcaatgacattaattagggttccattccattttgggtttacgagagccaggttcctgcttttGCTCAAGTATAAGGGGAGGTTACACTGAATACTtggcactttagcctatagaaactgtgtttttttaatactgcatacaaatatcatgtattttctggttgtattctaataaagattgagaaatatttatatatggtcattataccattgctaaaacaacaaatctaatggtggcctaagacttttgcacagtactgtatatatatatatatatatatatatatatcttatatacacctgtacatacaaatctgcactcacacacacacacacacatatatatataaatatatactgtgtgtatatatatatatatatatatatatatacatttgagcccttccctgtGAAGTACCTTGTCATATAGCATATCCCAATAGTGCTCCactacgggcacacaataaataagcagctattacaagttgatcaGATTTCTGGTTAGGTTTAAAAATGTGCTccaattgccccaaaaatatagcgtagagtttgtttttaaaataaaaaacaatgagcatctatattttttttatttttttttatataataacagcatgggggcggagccaacagccacaTCGAGCGGTCGCATAAGGCAGGAGCTCTCTCCTCCATAacccactaaaaaaaatattatttctccTTCTTTTAGAAATTATTTTACAGTTTACACCCTCTCCAGATCCCCTTTATCCCACAATAGATAATTTGCCCACCTACATAGCCTTATTGGTGAACATATAACTCCATCAAACTACCTTACAGCTACCTGCTCTGACAGCGGGACAGCTCATCCGGAGCAACAAACAAGCCCTCCTGACTTGCTACTGTTTAGGAGCCCACCCGACACCATTTGTTAGTCCTCGGGGCAGGTCCGGTGTAGCCTCTCTCATTGAGACAGATCCTGTCAACTTTAATAGCCGCCACACGACAAGGAGCCATCCGCAATCTCTTACAGCACACCCATCCATATTAGAAGCCTCCTGTCACTCACTCGGGCTGAGATCGCCATCCCGCGATCTGTGGAGAAGTCTGAGGCAAGCGGTCTACAAGGAGCCCATCGGGGTTCGGAGCAGACACTTTCGGCGCCAACAGTCGCCATTTTGAGGCCTTCTCTGTGACGGAGCTTAGGAGATTCTTCTGACACGGAGGTCCAATGCATGAAGGGGTAAGCACTACTAAGGCACCACAATATCATAACCTATCCAGGACATTACAAATACACCCCACATCCCATCTCTCATAAATCTTGGGGAACTTGTATTTGAAAGGAATGGGGGCATGCTGAGGGAAGATAACAGCATAAAAATACAAGGGAGTAAGAGAGAAGAGGAAAACACGCAAATAAGAAAGGGGAAAAGTGAGCACAAAAGTAAAAGCAAAATAGGGAGAACATAAGAACTTAGAAGTTTACGGTGGCAGTATAACTCCAAAAGGTTTACACTATACAAAGGACCCAGCAGGACACTTACAGCCGCTAACACACTATTCTTGCCCTTTTCCCAAGAGGCAGATTATGCTCAACTATACTCCTACTCAACTACTCTAACAGGGGTATATGACTCACTCCTAATCTGCCTATACTGAGGAGCCTGCCGCCTGGGTTTTGCATAGCTCCAATCCTGAATATATTTCTACAACTAATGCTTTGAGCCTCCACAGCATAACATTTACTTATTGGagatccctctcccccctttctcgcAGCCCCTGCGGCCTGCGAGTCATACCCATTCTCCTTTTCCCGACTTCGCTCAGTGGTGGCACATTCACCGAGAAGGGTTTCTGTACGGCGCCTCACGTCCCAGAATACTCACACAGTGTGCTTGACCCATAAGTATTCCTTAAGTGTCATAACCTCAGTAGTTGAAACTTGACAATATCAGCTCCCACTCCGGTCCGACTATTCTTCCCTAACAGGCAGAAGATAATGATGGACTAGGGTCCGTAAGGTAGAGGCGCTGGCTTGACTCCCCCAGTTTCCAACTCTAACAGGAAGGTAATTTTACTCACTCTACTTAATTCTGAAGATACTGAGAGACATTCTCCTAAATATGGCACATGCTGGGAAGAGAAAATCAAAACATCATGAGCTCCCCAAAAGGACTCTGACAGATCATTTTAATAGCAAAAACACCTCTGATCCTGACCTCTTGGAAGAGGACTCCAGAGATTCTTCTGTTTTCAACGCTAGAAATTCAAGACCAGATAACCCTTGTAAAGATAGGGCTGCACTCTCGCAATCTACTTTCCTAGACACCATCAAAACACTATCTGACAAGATGGATACTCATTATACATCCTTATGGCAAGACCTTCGTCAGTCTGTCAGCGAACTCAAACGCGACATTTCCTCATTAGGAGAACAAACAGAGACACTTGAAAGGAAACATGAAGATCTAGCAACTGATCACTCCAACCTACTCTCCTACTCACAGAATTTCGCAGAGCAAATCTCTGACTTGGAGGCCAAGTTGGCGGATTTGGAAGACAGATACCGCCGAAACAATCTTTGGATTAGGGGAATCTCCGAAGAGGTATCCTCAGCTGACCCACTTGATTATCTGGCCACCCTTTTTAGAGATCTCTTGGGCACAGTTACAGATCAAGACCTCTTAatcgacagagcacatagggcagtACAGCCGCGTACTTCCTCTACTGACACCCCGAGAGATGTCATTGTATGTCTTCACTTCTATACAACAAAGGAAAAAATTCTAATAGCATCTTTCAACAACAAACCACTTAAAGAACCATATCACAAGTTACAAATCTTTCCAGACCTGTCCCTTCACACACTAGCTAAATGGAGAACATTCCAGCAGTTTACACAGGCTCTGAGACATCATAAATTAAATTATAGATGGTGGTTCCCGGTGAAGATCTTCCTGCAGCATGACGATCAGTCATATGTAATATCATCTCCAGAACAAGGTCTGAAACTTCTCCATACCCTAAATCTAACCGCCCCTTCAGACCCTATTACTAGACGCCGAGAGAAACCCAAAGAGCTTAATTTGGCAGCCCCGAACTGGCATCCTCCAAATGCTTCGCCCCCCCATCAGGACGAAGTATAACATAGATCACAGCTCATTGCTCAGAACCTCCTAGAAGGTCGCACCCTTGGAACTCTCCACACCCTAGAACAGGATCACCAGCCCCGCATAGGGACCGTGCTGAGCACACAtatgggtacatatcttactcttaATCCGCTCTTTAATCACTGGTCCCAATGCCGAAGACACCCCTCCCCAGAAGAACCTCATCAAGGTTAGCCCTGAGCTCACATACGGGTACACCCCTTACCCTCTCTCAGCTCTcggctccctcccccctccccttatcccttacactttatatatatatatatgttgatttgcTGATGCTATTTATCTTTGTTGCTCATCTGAAGATGCACTTTTATTTCCTTAGTTAATTGTGATAGTAGACTAGTACATTAGATATCGCACAGACTTAAATTACAGAACATTGAGAAGAT
The nucleotide sequence above comes from Bombina bombina isolate aBomBom1 chromosome 7, aBomBom1.pri, whole genome shotgun sequence. Encoded proteins:
- the LOC128636477 gene encoding olfactory receptor 1009-like: MEQTNLTVVKYFVIKGISDAPNMQTPIFLLVLLLYLIIISGNSTIVLLIYTDSKLHTPMYFFLGNLSLLDMSASTVALHKTLTNFISSDNSISFPACIGQFYSFASLAADQLLILAAMSYDRYVAIYNPLRYQIIMNYRVCTLLASVCWLLGFIEFIPYVILLTRVSCYRSNVINHFYCDIVPILNIACSDISALKSLIFTEGMFATIFSPFFLTLISYIFIIITILRINSKTGRRKAFYTCSSHLTVVIILYTTLTIQYLTPNATDTLDSNKLFSLLNTATVPILNPLIYSWKNKDVKSALRRKLKCVL